In Balaenoptera ricei isolate mBalRic1 chromosome 4, mBalRic1.hap2, whole genome shotgun sequence, the following are encoded in one genomic region:
- the LOC132365101 gene encoding LOW QUALITY PROTEIN: cleavage and polyadenylation specificity factor subunit 6-like (The sequence of the model RefSeq protein was modified relative to this genomic sequence to represent the inferred CDS: substituted 1 base at 1 genomic stop codon), with product MLPCLLCFILYVKILDRDLLLPLRADLQEAAGGGSLGREKIANGVDHTDIYVDVGKEFNXEDEYGGHDQIDLYDDVISPSANNGDAPEDQDYMDTLPPTVGDDVGKGASPNVVYTYTGKRIALYIGNLTWWTTDEDLTEAVHSLGVTDILEIKFFENQANGQSEGFALLGVGSEASSKKLMDLLPKGELHGQNPVVTPCNKQFLSQSEMQSRKTTQSGQMSGEGKAGPPGGSSRAAFPQGGRGQACFPGAVPSGDRFLGPAGPGGSPPPFPAGQTPPRPTLGPPGPAGPPGPPPPGQVLPPPLAGPPNRGDCPPPPVLFPGQPFGQPPLGRLPPAPPPPVPGYGPPPGPPPPRQGPPPLPGPFPPHLPGPLGPPLMLAPPPYLPGPPPGAPPPAPHVNPAFFPLPTNSGMPTPHSWGPPPTDPCGQPPPYDRGDCGPPGRKMDTARTPLSEAEFEEIMNRNRAISSSAISRPVSDASAGDYGSAIETLVTAISLIKQSKVSADDHCKVLISSLQDCLHGTESQSYGSGSRRERSRERDHSRSREKSRRRKFHSGDHHDDYYRERSRQRERHRDRDRDRERDREHEYLHR from the coding sequence ATGCTTCCTTGCCTTCTGTGTTTTATCCTTTATGTTAAGATTTTAGACAGAGATCTGCTGCTACCACTGCGGGCAGACCTGCAGGAGGCAGCAGGTGGAGGCAGCCTAGGCCGAGAGAAGATAGCGAATGGTGTGGACCACACAGACATTTACGTGGATGTGGGCAAAGAGTTCAACTAGGAAGATGAATATGGTGGGCATGATCAGATAGACTTGTATGATGATGTCATCTCTCCATCTGCAAATAATGGAGATGCCCCAGAAGATCAGGATTACATGGATACTCTCCCACCAACTGTTGGTGATGATGTGGGTAAAGGAGCATCACCAAATGTTGTCTATACATATACTGGAAAGAGAATTGCATTGTATATTGGAAATCTAACATGGTGGACAACAGATGAAGACTTAACTGAAGCAGTTCATTCTTTGGGAGTAActgatattttggagataaaattttttgaaaatcagGCAAATGGCCAGTCAGAGGGGTTTGCCCTTCTTGGTGTTGGATCTGAAGCATCCTCAAAAAAGTTAATGGATCTGTTGCCTAAAGGAGAACTTCATGGTCAGAATCCTGTTGTAACTCCATGCAATAAACAGTTCCTGAGTCAATCTGAAATGCAGTCCAGGAAAACTACACAATCAGGACAAATGTCTGGGGAAGGTAAAGCTGGTCCTCCGGGAGGCAGTTCACGTGCAGCATTTCCACAAGGTGGTAGAGGACAGGCCTGTTTTCCAGGGGCTGTTCCTAGTGGGGACAGATTTCTTGGACCAGCAGGACCAGGAGGGTCACCTCCACCTTTTCCAGCTGGACAGACTCCACCGCGTCCAACCTTGGGTCCTCCAGGCCCAGCCGGTCCACCAGGTCCTCCACCTCCTGGTCAGGTTCTGCCTCCTCCTTTAGCTGGGCCTCCTAATCGAGGAGATTGCCCTCCACCACCAGTTCTTTTTCCCGGACAACCTTTTGGGCAGCCTCCATTGGGTCGgcttcctcctgctcctccacCTCCAGTTCCAGGCTACGGCCCCCCTCCTGGTCCACCACCTCCACGACAGGGACCACCTCCACTTCCAGGCCCCTTTCCGCCTCACCTACCTGGCCCTCTTGGGCCACCCCTTATGCTCGCTCCTCCTCCGTATCTTCCTGGACCTCCTCCAGGTGCCCCACCACCAGCTCCACATGTGAACCCGGCTTTCTTTCCTCTACCAACTAACAGCGGCATGCCTACACCACATAGCTGGGGGCCACCACCAACAGATCCATGTGGCCAGCCTCCACCATATGATAGGGGTGACTGTGGGCCTCCTGGAAGGAAAATGGATACTGCAAGAACACCATTGAGTGAAGCTGAGTTTGAAGAAATCATGAATAGAAATAGGGCAATCTCAAGCAGTGCTATTTCAAGACCTGTGTCTGATGCCAGTGCTGGTGATTATGGGAGTGCTATTGAGACATTGGTAACGGCAATTTCTTTAATTAAACAATCCAAAGTATCTGCTGATGATCATTGCAAAGTTCTTATTAGCTCTTTGCAAGATTGCCTTCATGGAACTGAATCCCAGTCTTATGGTTCTGGATCAAGACGTGAACGATCAAGAGAAAGGGATCATAGTAGATCACGAGAAAAGAGTCGGCGTCGTAAATTCCACAGTGGAGATCATCATGATGATTATtacagagagagaagcagacaaCGAGAGAGAcaccgggaccgggaccgggaccgaGAGCGTGACCGAGAGCACGAGTATCTTCATCGTTAG